A genomic segment from Streptomyces antibioticus encodes:
- a CDS encoding glucosyl-3-phosphoglycerate synthase produces MLEEVERWLTTRSWSLADRPLHRIMAAKRATGQSVSVVLPALNEEETVGDIVAIIRHDLMQQVPLVDEIVVVDSGSTDRTAQVAAAAGARVVHRDTILPSVPAVPGKGEVLWRSLLVTSGDIVCFIDADLREFSSDFVSGIVGPLLTDPGVDLVKGMYDRPLAGAAGQGGRVTELMARPLLNMHWPQLAGFVQPLGGEYAARRGLLEQLPFPVGYGVELGMLVDALHLVGLDALAQVDVGVRKHRHQDGQALGRMAAAIYRTAQLRLARGHLIRPSLTQFERGPSGFEPHTYSVDMEERPPMAEMAEYQSRKVA; encoded by the coding sequence GTGCTGGAAGAAGTCGAGCGCTGGCTGACCACCCGCTCCTGGTCCCTGGCCGATCGCCCGCTGCACCGGATCATGGCCGCGAAGCGGGCCACGGGTCAGTCGGTCTCCGTGGTCCTGCCCGCGCTGAACGAGGAGGAGACGGTCGGCGACATCGTCGCGATCATCCGTCACGACCTCATGCAGCAGGTCCCGCTGGTCGACGAGATAGTCGTCGTCGACTCGGGGTCGACCGACCGCACCGCCCAGGTGGCGGCCGCGGCGGGCGCCCGGGTCGTCCACCGGGACACCATCCTGCCGAGCGTCCCCGCCGTGCCCGGGAAGGGCGAGGTGCTGTGGCGCTCCCTGCTCGTCACGAGCGGGGACATCGTCTGTTTCATCGACGCCGACCTCAGGGAGTTCTCCTCCGACTTCGTCTCGGGCATCGTGGGCCCCCTGCTCACCGACCCGGGCGTGGACCTCGTCAAGGGCATGTACGACCGTCCGCTCGCCGGTGCCGCGGGCCAGGGCGGCCGGGTGACCGAGCTGATGGCCCGGCCGCTGCTCAACATGCACTGGCCGCAGCTCGCCGGGTTCGTGCAGCCGCTGGGCGGCGAGTACGCGGCCCGCCGCGGCCTGCTGGAACAGCTCCCCTTCCCCGTCGGCTACGGCGTCGAGCTGGGCATGCTGGTCGACGCCCTGCACCTGGTGGGCCTCGACGCGCTCGCCCAGGTCGACGTGGGGGTGCGCAAGCACCGCCACCAGGACGGCCAGGCCCTCGGCCGGATGGCGGCGGCGATCTACCGCACGGCCCAGCTCCGCTTGGCCCGCGGCCACCTGATCCGCCCGTCCCTCACCCAGTTCGAACGCGGCCCGTCCGGCTTCGAACCCCACACCTACTCGGTCGACATGGAGGAACGCCCCCCGATGGCGGAGATGGCGGAGTACCAGTCCCGCAAGGTCGCGTAA
- a CDS encoding ubiquitin-like small modifier protein 1 yields the protein MSVTVRIPTILRTYTGGQAEVSADGATLGEVISDLEKNHTGIAARVLDDQGKLRRFVNVYVNDDDVRFEQGLETATPDGAGVSIIPAVAGG from the coding sequence ATGAGCGTGACCGTTCGCATCCCCACCATCCTGCGCACCTACACCGGTGGGCAGGCCGAGGTGTCCGCCGACGGGGCGACCCTCGGGGAGGTCATCTCCGACCTGGAGAAGAACCACACCGGGATCGCCGCCCGCGTCCTGGACGACCAGGGCAAGCTGCGCCGGTTCGTCAACGTGTACGTCAACGACGACGACGTCCGCTTCGAGCAGGGCCTGGAGACGGCGACCCCGGACGGTGCCGGCGTCTCGATCATCCCGGCCGTCGCCGGCGGCTGA
- a CDS encoding DUF397 domain-containing protein — translation MRNIPDRTAAWRKSTYSGGGGDDCLEVADGHAPFTPVRDSKTPLGPKLLFRAEAWSAFVEGLKKG, via the coding sequence ATGAGGAACATCCCTGACCGCACGGCCGCCTGGCGCAAGTCGACGTACAGCGGGGGCGGCGGCGACGACTGCCTCGAAGTCGCCGACGGACACGCCCCCTTCACCCCCGTCCGCGACTCCAAAACCCCCCTCGGCCCGAAACTCCTGTTCCGGGCCGAGGCATGGTCCGCCTTTGTCGAGGGCCTCAAGAAGGGCTGA
- a CDS encoding NADH:flavin oxidoreductase — protein MSVTQPSTTRAAEILSRPVSINGLTVPNRIAMAPMTRMFSPGGIPGADVASYYSRRAAAGVGLIVTEGTYVGHDSAGQSDRVPRFHGEEQLAGWAKVAEDVHAAGGTIVPQLWHIGMVRKQGDPPVADAPAVGPSGIRVDGTEGTGRVMTQRDLDDVIGAFAEAAAAAERIGFDGVEIHGAHGYLVDQFLWAGTNRRTDAYGGDAVARTKFAAEIVAAVRETVSPEFPVLFRYSQWKQEAYDARLAETPEELEAILTPLAAAGVDAFHASTRRYWVPEFDGSDLNLAGWTKKLTGKPVISVGSVGLDGEFLRAFVGEGSGTRGLDDLLDRLEADEFDLVAVGRALLQDPEWAAKVLAGRLDELAPYDAAALRTLS, from the coding sequence GTGAGCGTCACCCAGCCCAGCACCACCCGTGCCGCCGAGATCCTGTCCCGGCCGGTGTCGATCAACGGCCTGACCGTCCCGAACCGCATCGCGATGGCGCCGATGACGCGCATGTTCTCCCCGGGCGGCATCCCCGGCGCGGACGTGGCGTCGTACTACTCCCGCCGCGCCGCCGCCGGGGTCGGTCTGATCGTCACCGAGGGGACCTACGTCGGGCACGACTCCGCCGGGCAGAGCGACCGGGTGCCCCGCTTCCACGGCGAGGAGCAGCTCGCGGGCTGGGCGAAGGTCGCCGAGGACGTCCACGCGGCGGGCGGCACGATCGTGCCGCAGCTCTGGCACATCGGCATGGTGCGCAAGCAGGGCGACCCGCCGGTCGCGGACGCGCCCGCCGTCGGCCCCTCCGGCATCCGGGTGGACGGCACCGAGGGCACCGGCCGCGTCATGACCCAGCGCGATCTGGACGACGTCATCGGCGCGTTCGCCGAGGCCGCGGCCGCCGCCGAGCGCATCGGCTTCGACGGCGTCGAGATCCACGGCGCCCACGGCTACCTCGTCGACCAGTTCCTGTGGGCCGGCACCAACCGCCGCACCGACGCCTACGGCGGTGACGCGGTCGCCCGCACCAAGTTCGCCGCCGAGATCGTGGCCGCCGTCCGTGAGACGGTCTCGCCCGAGTTCCCCGTCCTCTTCCGCTACTCCCAGTGGAAGCAGGAGGCGTACGACGCCCGGCTCGCCGAGACCCCGGAGGAGCTGGAGGCCATCCTGACCCCGCTCGCCGCCGCCGGTGTCGACGCCTTCCACGCCTCCACGCGCCGCTACTGGGTCCCGGAGTTCGACGGCTCCGACCTCAACCTCGCGGGCTGGACCAAGAAGCTCACCGGCAAGCCGGTCATCAGCGTCGGCTCGGTCGGCCTCGACGGCGAGTTCCTGCGGGCGTTCGTCGGCGAGGGCTCCGGCACGCGCGGCCTGGACGACCTCCTGGACCGCCTGGAGGCCGACGAGTTCGACCTCGTCGCCGTCGGCCGCGCGCTGCTCCAGGACCCGGAATGGGCCGCCAAGGTCCTCGCGGGCCGCCTGGACGAACTGGCCCCGTACGACGCGGCGGCGCTGCGCACGCTGAGCTGA
- a CDS encoding helix-turn-helix domain-containing protein produces the protein MPGPKDLDPSSSPRALLGAELRHAREKSGLSQEELGQRLFVSGSFIGQLEAGTRRMQPEYARLLDEALGTDDFFSRNCAAAAKSRYPEHFAEAADAEAMAAAIREYAPMLIPGLLQTAAYARAVNRAYDPTAHEDTVEEWVDGRMARTRLLDDPTKPLLWVVLDEAALRRVTGGRAVMAEALHHVADLVRRHRVIMQVLPFDAGAHTAMQGSLKLMDFEDAPPVVYFEGVRTGRLEDDPATVAQARFTYELLTASALPPSKSLAMLEMLAQDYAHEEHP, from the coding sequence ATGCCCGGACCGAAGGACCTCGACCCGTCGTCGTCCCCCCGCGCCCTGCTCGGCGCCGAACTCCGCCACGCCCGCGAGAAGTCCGGCCTCAGCCAGGAGGAACTGGGCCAACGGCTGTTCGTGAGCGGCTCGTTCATCGGCCAACTGGAGGCCGGGACGAGACGGATGCAACCGGAGTACGCACGGCTGCTGGACGAGGCGTTGGGGACGGACGACTTCTTCTCGCGGAACTGCGCGGCCGCGGCCAAGTCCCGGTACCCGGAGCACTTCGCCGAGGCGGCCGACGCGGAAGCCATGGCCGCGGCCATTCGCGAGTACGCGCCCATGCTGATCCCTGGGCTGCTCCAGACAGCCGCGTACGCACGCGCCGTGAACCGCGCCTACGACCCCACCGCGCACGAGGACACGGTCGAGGAGTGGGTGGACGGCCGGATGGCACGGACCCGGCTGCTCGACGATCCAACAAAGCCCTTGTTGTGGGTGGTCCTTGACGAAGCGGCACTGCGCCGGGTGACCGGCGGCCGAGCCGTGATGGCGGAGGCCCTGCATCACGTCGCGGACCTCGTCCGCCGACATCGGGTGATCATGCAGGTGCTCCCGTTCGACGCGGGGGCGCACACGGCGATGCAAGGCTCGCTGAAACTCATGGACTTCGAGGACGCCCCTCCGGTGGTCTACTTCGAAGGGGTCCGCACCGGACGGCTGGAGGACGACCCCGCCACGGTCGCCCAGGCCAGGTTCACCTACGAACTTCTCACCGCCTCCGCACTTCCGCCGTCGAAGTCGCTGGCCATGCTCGAGATGCTGGCGCAGGATTACGCGCATGAGGAACATCCCTGA
- a CDS encoding cold-shock protein gives MAQGTVKWFNAEKGYGFIAVDGGADVFVHYSAIQMDGYRTLEEGQRVDFEISQGQKGPQADMVRLATG, from the coding sequence ATGGCTCAGGGCACCGTCAAGTGGTTCAACGCGGAGAAGGGGTACGGCTTCATCGCGGTCGACGGTGGTGCGGATGTTTTCGTCCACTACAGCGCGATCCAGATGGACGGATACCGCACCCTGGAAGAGGGTCAGCGGGTCGATTTCGAGATCTCGCAGGGCCAGAAGGGGCCGCAGGCGGACATGGTCCGACTGGCGACCGGCTGA
- a CDS encoding glycerophosphodiester phosphodiesterase, whose translation MPIHRFATTSAALALASAALLLTAGPSPATAAAAPATPLIIGHRGAAGLAPENTLEAVDRADRAGVDWVEVDVQRSKDGVLVLMHDQDLVRTTDARTVFPGRAPWKVGDFTYAELSRLRAGASPAWKGTGYASARIPTLGQLLDRLDRNGQGLLLEVKWPGNFPGVTQDILRTLDRKGWLDTHHIDKRLYVISFQAAALKDVHRRRPAVRLGICDETPTTGELASYARFVDVVNPDQRGLTRTYVDRAHALKGTHGRPLKLWPWTVNTAAPARTLAAWGVDGITTDVPGTIGRAVGRG comes from the coding sequence ATGCCCATACACCGCTTCGCGACGACGTCCGCCGCCCTGGCCCTGGCGTCCGCCGCCCTCCTCCTCACCGCCGGCCCCTCCCCCGCGACCGCCGCGGCGGCCCCGGCCACGCCGCTGATCATCGGCCACCGCGGGGCGGCCGGACTCGCCCCCGAGAACACCCTGGAGGCCGTCGACCGCGCCGACCGCGCGGGGGTGGACTGGGTCGAGGTGGACGTGCAGCGCAGCAAGGACGGCGTCCTCGTCCTCATGCACGACCAGGACCTCGTCCGCACCACCGACGCCCGCACGGTCTTCCCCGGCCGCGCCCCCTGGAAGGTCGGCGACTTCACCTACGCCGAACTGAGCCGGCTGCGCGCGGGAGCCTCCCCCGCGTGGAAGGGCACCGGCTACGCGTCCGCCCGCATCCCCACCCTGGGGCAGCTCCTCGACCGGCTCGACCGCAACGGCCAGGGGCTGCTCCTGGAGGTCAAATGGCCGGGCAACTTCCCCGGCGTCACCCAGGACATCCTGAGGACCCTCGACCGGAAGGGCTGGCTGGACACCCACCACATCGACAAACGCCTCTACGTGATCAGCTTCCAGGCCGCCGCCCTGAAGGACGTGCACCGGCGGCGGCCCGCCGTCCGGCTCGGCATCTGCGACGAGACCCCGACGACCGGCGAGCTGGCGTCGTACGCCCGCTTCGTCGACGTCGTCAACCCGGATCAACGCGGCCTGACCCGGACGTACGTCGACCGGGCACACGCCCTCAAGGGCACCCACGGACGGCCGCTGAAACTGTGGCCGTGGACGGTGAACACCGCGGCACCGGCCCGCACCCTCGCCGCCTGGGGCGTGGACGGCATCACCACCGACGTCCCCGGCACGATCGGCCGCGCCGTCGGCCGGGGCTGA
- the thrC gene encoding threonine synthase encodes MAAQTVASTTNPTVDLGPAAALSCRECGHRVPLGPLFACEECFGPLEIAYDFSSYDTEELRKRIEAGPANIWRYAPLLPVPADVADKPNLNPGWTHLVKADNLARELGVTGGLYVKDDSGNPTHSFKDRVVAQAIEAARAFGFTTLSCSSTGNLAGAVGAAAARAGFRSCVFIPHDLEQGKVVMAAVYGGELVGIEGNYDDVNRFCSELIGDTAGEGWGFVNVNLRPYYAEGSKTLAYEICEQLGWRLPDQLVVPIASGSQLTKIDKGLQELIKLGLVEDRPYKIFGAQAEGCSPVSVAYKAGHDVVRPQKPDTIAKSLAIGNPADGPYVLDIARRTGGAVEDVTDEQIVDAIKLLARTEGIFAETAGGVTVGVTRKLIENGLLDPAKTTVVLNTGDGLKTLDAVAGTGLTATIRPNLDSFREAGLA; translated from the coding sequence ATGGCTGCGCAGACTGTTGCAAGCACCACGAATCCCACGGTCGACCTGGGCCCCGCCGCCGCGCTGAGCTGCCGCGAGTGCGGCCACCGCGTGCCCCTCGGCCCGCTCTTCGCCTGCGAGGAGTGTTTCGGCCCGCTCGAGATCGCGTACGACTTCTCCTCCTACGACACCGAGGAGCTGCGCAAGCGCATCGAGGCGGGACCCGCGAACATCTGGCGCTACGCCCCGCTGCTGCCCGTCCCGGCCGACGTGGCGGACAAGCCGAACCTCAACCCCGGCTGGACCCACCTCGTCAAGGCCGACAACCTGGCCCGCGAACTCGGCGTCACCGGCGGCCTGTACGTGAAGGACGACTCCGGCAACCCGACGCACTCCTTCAAGGACCGCGTCGTCGCGCAGGCCATCGAGGCCGCGCGCGCCTTCGGCTTCACCACCCTGTCCTGCTCCTCCACCGGCAACCTCGCGGGCGCGGTCGGCGCCGCCGCGGCCCGCGCCGGTTTCCGCTCCTGCGTGTTCATCCCGCACGACCTGGAGCAGGGCAAGGTCGTCATGGCCGCGGTCTACGGCGGTGAACTCGTCGGCATCGAGGGCAACTACGACGACGTGAACCGCTTCTGCTCCGAGCTGATCGGCGACACCGCCGGCGAGGGCTGGGGCTTCGTCAACGTCAACCTGCGGCCGTACTACGCCGAGGGCTCCAAGACGCTGGCGTACGAGATCTGCGAGCAGCTCGGCTGGCGGCTGCCCGACCAGCTCGTGGTGCCGATCGCCTCCGGCTCCCAGCTCACGAAGATCGACAAGGGCCTCCAGGAGCTGATCAAGCTGGGGCTCGTCGAGGACAGGCCGTACAAGATCTTCGGCGCGCAGGCCGAGGGCTGCTCGCCGGTGTCCGTGGCCTACAAGGCCGGCCATGACGTCGTACGGCCGCAGAAGCCGGACACCATCGCCAAGTCGCTCGCCATCGGCAACCCGGCGGACGGCCCGTACGTCCTCGACATCGCCCGGCGCACCGGCGGCGCGGTGGAGGACGTGACCGACGAGCAGATCGTGGACGCGATCAAGCTGCTGGCGCGGACCGAGGGGATCTTCGCGGAGACGGCGGGCGGGGTCACCGTCGGCGTCACCCGCAAGCTCATCGAGAACGGCCTGCTGGACCCGGCGAAGACCACGGTCGTCCTGAACACGGGCGACGGCCTCAAGACCCTCGACGCGGTGGCCGGCACCGGCCTCACCGCCACCATCCGTCCGAACCTCGACTCCTTCCGAGAGGCTGGCCTCGCATGA
- the groL gene encoding chaperonin GroEL (60 kDa chaperone family; promotes refolding of misfolded polypeptides especially under stressful conditions; forms two stacked rings of heptamers to form a barrel-shaped 14mer; ends can be capped by GroES; misfolded proteins enter the barrel where they are refolded when GroES binds), translating to MAKIIAFDEEARRGLERGMNQLADAVKVTLGPKGRNVVLEKKWGAPTITNDGVSIAKEIELEDPYEKIGAELVKEVAKKTDDVAGDGTTTATVLAQALVREGLRNVAAGANPMALKRGIEKAVEAVSGALLEQAKDVETKEQIASTASISAADTQIGELIAEAMDKVGKEGVITVEESQTFGLELELTEGMRFDKGYISAYFATDMERMEAVLDDPYILIANSKIANVKDLLPLLEKVMQSGKPLLIIAEDVEGEALSTLVVNKIRGTFKSVAVKAPGFGDRRKAMLNDIAILTGGEVISEEVGLKLENTTVDLLGKARKVVITKDETTIVDGAGSSEQVAGRVNQIRAEIENSDSDYDREKLQERLAKLAGGVAVIKAGAATEVELKERKHRIEDAVRNAKAAVEEGIVAGGGVALIQASSVFEKLDLEGDEATGANAVRIALEAPLKQIAVNAGLEGGVVVEKVRNLTPGHGLNAATGEYVDLVKEGIIDPAKVTRSALQNAASIAALFLTTEAVIADKPEKAAAPAGGGMPGGDMDF from the coding sequence ATGGCCAAGATCATCGCGTTCGACGAGGAGGCGCGGCGCGGCCTCGAGCGCGGCATGAACCAGCTCGCGGACGCCGTGAAGGTGACGCTCGGCCCCAAGGGCCGCAACGTCGTCCTCGAGAAGAAGTGGGGCGCCCCCACGATCACCAACGATGGTGTGTCCATCGCCAAGGAGATCGAGCTCGAGGACCCGTACGAGAAGATCGGCGCCGAGCTGGTCAAGGAAGTCGCCAAGAAGACGGACGACGTCGCCGGTGACGGTACGACCACCGCGACCGTCCTGGCCCAGGCCCTGGTGCGCGAGGGTCTGCGCAACGTGGCCGCCGGCGCCAACCCGATGGCCCTCAAGCGCGGTATCGAGAAGGCCGTCGAGGCCGTCTCCGGTGCCCTCCTCGAGCAGGCGAAGGATGTCGAGACCAAGGAGCAGATCGCTTCGACGGCCTCCATCTCCGCCGCCGACACCCAGATCGGCGAGCTGATCGCCGAGGCCATGGACAAGGTCGGCAAGGAAGGCGTCATCACCGTCGAGGAGTCCCAGACCTTCGGTCTGGAGCTGGAGCTCACCGAGGGTATGCGCTTCGACAAGGGCTACATCTCGGCGTACTTCGCCACCGACATGGAGCGTATGGAGGCCGTCCTCGACGACCCGTACATCCTGATCGCGAACTCCAAGATCGCCAACGTCAAGGACCTGCTCCCGCTCCTGGAGAAGGTCATGCAGTCGGGCAAGCCGCTGCTGATCATCGCCGAGGACGTCGAGGGCGAGGCCCTGTCGACCCTGGTCGTCAACAAGATCCGCGGCACCTTCAAGTCCGTCGCGGTCAAGGCCCCGGGCTTCGGCGACCGCCGCAAGGCGATGCTGAACGACATCGCCATCCTCACCGGCGGCGAGGTCATCTCCGAGGAGGTCGGTCTCAAGCTCGAGAACACGACCGTCGACCTGCTGGGCAAGGCCCGCAAGGTCGTCATCACCAAGGACGAGACCACCATCGTCGACGGCGCCGGCTCCTCGGAGCAGGTCGCGGGCCGCGTGAACCAGATCCGCGCCGAGATCGAGAACAGCGACTCGGACTACGACCGCGAGAAGCTCCAGGAGCGCCTGGCGAAGCTCGCGGGCGGCGTGGCCGTCATCAAGGCCGGTGCCGCCACCGAGGTGGAGCTCAAGGAGCGCAAGCACCGCATCGAGGACGCCGTCCGCAACGCGAAGGCCGCCGTCGAGGAGGGCATCGTCGCCGGTGGTGGCGTGGCGCTCATCCAGGCGTCCTCCGTCTTCGAGAAGCTGGACCTCGAGGGTGACGAGGCGACCGGCGCCAACGCCGTGCGCATCGCGCTGGAGGCCCCGCTCAAGCAGATCGCCGTCAACGCCGGCCTCGAGGGCGGTGTCGTGGTGGAGAAGGTGCGCAACCTGACCCCGGGCCACGGTCTGAACGCCGCGACCGGCGAGTACGTCGACCTGGTCAAGGAAGGCATCATCGACCCGGCCAAGGTGACGCGCTCCGCGCTCCAGAACGCCGCGTCGATCGCCGCGCTGTTCCTCACCACCGAGGCCGTCATCGCCGACAAGCCGGAGAAGGCCGCGGCCCCGGCCGGCGGCGGCATGCCGGGCGGTGACATGGACTTCTGA